The window TGACAAGTCCAAAAACGGCGAAATATAATATGTTACTCCACTTACCAAATAATCATACTCAAGGTGCATATAACTACCATGAATTCCAATTCCTGGATTTATTGCAATAGTCGATTTATTTGAAATCGGCATCTCAAATTCTAGTCCAGGGTTTAAGGCATTTATTCTAAATACTTTACTCAAATCGTTGGTTACTTCCTGTCCAAAGCTTGTCAAACTAATCGTTAAAGTGATTAGTAAAAATAGTTTTCTCATTTCTTGCTTTTGTTTAAATATAAATGTTAAAAATTAAAGTTTTATTTGTCTAATTGCTCGGTCTTTTGGTATGAACGCTAACATCTGTGTATACGCCATACTATTGCATATACATTTCATATATGCTACCTTTTTGTTTTTATAATATTCATATTATAAATACTTTATGGAGACTGTCTGTTTTTGTGTAATTGCACATACAGAAATTTTCCCTGAGCTGATTCTTCATAGGTTATGCCTTCTCTTCAATATTAACCTAGGTGAGAATGACCACTACTCGTTTAGTTCTCAACGGGATTTCAATGATATGAGTTAACTTTCCACCATTTCTAACTATTGGCAATTGATTCGAGCAACGAATTTACGAAAACATTTCTGCTTTACCTATCAATTCTTTGATCCAATTTGTGCTATTTCTCTCGATTTTCCTTTGAAGTTTCTTTCATCGCCTGGAAGAACAAGTCTGTCCTCCTATCATGACTAATCGTTCCTTCTTCCAGATCCATCAACTCGATGGCTCTCTGATACGCTTCATCGCTTACTCCTACGTGAAATCGCAATTGATCTTCTCCCTCACCACTTTCCAGTACGACATGGTGTGAATTTTTCTCTTCTTGCATCAATTCTGATTTATTTCCAGGTTATGATTCTCAATAAACAAATATAGACAAAGAACAATTAAAAATTTGACAACCTTTGTCATTAGGAAAATAAACCTCTGATAAAACCATCAGTTCTTTTCATTTCTCATTCACGCAAATCAGTTTTTTCAATATAATCCTTCTCATCCTCAATATTTTCTTTTATTTTTGCATTGTTACATCATTGTATTATTGATCTCTTGTCTTTGGCTCCTTTGCCAATTTTGAATTCAATGCTTTTGAAGGATAATTGCGAATGCTGAAAATGTCCTTTTGCTATGGATTATGTTTGCCTGGATACCTCCATTGAACAACTATCTGAGATTGAGGGTTTGAGTAATAGGACATTTAATATTTGCAAATACAACAACCTCAACAATCTCTTCCAAATACTGGATTACTATAATTCACATGGCCACTTTCATGACATTAGAAATTGTGGTTTACAGACCAATAATGAACTAGTGCAAATTTCAAAAAAGTATAGATCTCTCCACCATTCAAATAATGTAGTACACATTGAACTACCAGACTTGGAACCCGATTCACCTCTTGTAGAACTGCCTATTCCTGAAAAATATACTCATTTGCAAAAGATGATCTTTTCTAACTTCATCAACATTAAAATTAGTTTGGTTCTATATGAAATACTGTGGGTAGTCAAATTTGAGTTTGCCACAGGTAAAGTAAATCATGTTAATAAAATTCCGGGAGTTTCTATAACCCCTTGCTCTTTTTTTAGCCAATTGAATTTTTGAGTTTATTCCTTCGAGTATGCCATTTGAGATTTTACTCTTTATATATCTCACAATGCCTCTCCAGTGGGCTTTAATGGTATTTACCAATCGGATAAAAGGTTGTATTTTAGATTCCATGGCAAAGTCACACCAAAAGGCCAAATAGCTTTCTGCTTCTTCCGTGTCCTTTATCTGCCAAAAGTCCTCAAACATTTCTTTAAGCCAATATCCCTGCCCTAGCTTTGGATACATCTCGAGTAGTATATCCTTCTCTGTTTGTAGTTTGTCGCTCAATTTCTTTTTCAGAAAAGTATACTTATGTCCTTTCAGCAGCTCATTTCCTGTTCGTTCTAATTTACGGAGTTCATCCATCGCCTTATTGACCTCTTTTACCACGTGAAACTTATCAAATGTTATTTGACTCTCTGGAAGATACGCTGTGCAACCCGCGATAAAAGAGGGTGACATATCTATACAAACATCTTCGATTTGAGTGGTATCTACATGTTTGCTTTCTAAATACTTTACGCTCTCTTCGATACAATCAGAACCTTTGCCCTGACAGGCGTAAAGTACACGCCGTTCGTTCAAATCGACCAAATGTGTGATGTAGTTATGCCCCTTCTTCTGTGAAGTTTCATCAAAACCGATTTGAGTTAAGTTTTCAGGGATATCTTTTTTATGTGCACGTTCTACCCAATAATTGAAAATTCCCCAGATACGTTGTGCGTAAACCTTTAACGTGGAAGCAACGCTGCTTACAGGCATTTCTTTCTCTATCAGCAACATAGAGAACGCTTCAAACAATAAAGTGAAACCACTTCCTTTTCGTGCCCAAGGTACACTTTGAACCTCCGTCTTGCCGTCAGATTGTTTTACCCGGGGTATGCGCGCATGCAAATAGCAGCGATACTGGAAAAAATTCAGATGTTGCCATGTATGATCGCTACTGTCATAAGCTGTATAATAAGCTCCGTCGGGCATTAAAAACTTTGAGCCTCGCTCAAAGTCTATGTGGATATCCAACTGTGATATGCTTGGATCAATATCTATTTTGGTAATGATCCACGGTTTTTCCAAACCTAATGCTAAAGTGAAAAGTGCTATTGAATTCATTCCACAAAGTTAATTCAATTTTAATTTACCCATACAATATCATATAGAACCATTAGTTTACTCTCTGTACATCTAAAAAATGTACTTAGAAAGTATCTTTGCGATGATTATTCTTTCGATACATTTGAAAATTTGATTCTCTTAAATCCAGAAGATAAATTGAGAAATATCAATGGAATAGGAGATAAGTCATTTGTTGAATTGAAAAAACTCATCAACAGTGTAAATGAATACATCGATACGATCACACACAGATAATCTTACAAATTCTTTTTTCTTCATGGCTGATATAGTTGCAAAGTTAAAGCACCTGGCACATGATATTTATGACCCCCCCCGGCAAAAACAGCTAATCCTATAAAGACCGTTCTATATATTCCAAGACTACTACAAGTTCCAATATCCTAACACCAATGTTCCCTGGCTGTTTTTGCCTTACCGGTAGTGAAATCCATGTACCAACTTATGTTCCTTGCAACATCCCCCTTCACACCGCATCTCAACGGTTTCCCAATCATCAACCGGTCTCCCCGTTTCCCATCCGAAGCCGATTTTTCTCCGCCCCATCTCTCTCACCGCCCCACAAAGTCCAACCTGAACAGGAAATAAGGTGTTCGTCAATCGCTCACTTAGTTCACAAAACATGTGTGCAAGGGCAAGCAAGTGGCTTGAAAAAAATCTCCACCTTTTGGAGATCCGCCTGCGGCTCCTCTCTTTCAAAAGGTAGTATTTTTTTCGCCACCCTTGCACACACCGCATCCACACTTAGCTCTTGCGCTCCAATTCACTTCGCTACCGTTCCCCTCAACTACAATGTAATTGGCATCTACAACCCAACAGCGTTCCCAATCACGGCCAGTCTAAGATCGCTTCGTTTGGTGCTCATCGCTGCGTGGCTGCTTGTTTTGTTGCACAACGCTCGCTCAATCCTCACGCGTGGCTACTCTTGCCCCCTCAAACCCCAATAAGGTATTCGCTTCGCTCATGTATTTGTTAAAGGGGGCAACCGCCACTCAGTGTTTCTGCTCGCCTGCGGGTCGCTCGTGCTGATCGGGGTGTCACACTTTTTGTAAATATATCGTCCCGCCACATCACCGCTGTCCCTTTCTAATCCCGTCGCTTTGCCATGTTCATTCCACTCGCTCCCTCACCGCCCGACCCTCATGCTTCGGGTCGGACCGGTTCCTCCTCTCGTTCCATTCACATCGCTTCGCTCACCCCAATGGTGCACCTCCCGCTTTTCTGCCATGCTCGCTTCGGCTCTCTCTCTCTCTGTCGGCAGCCGACCCTCATGCTTCGGGTCGGACTGCCTCCGGTTTTCGCTACGCTCTCACCGCAACGCTCCCCGCGATTACAACCGCCGCTATTGCCGTGTCTGTTCCGTTCACTCCACCGCTTGCCGACCTTCATGCTTCAGGTCGGACAAGCGCCTGCGTTCTCTGCACAAACACCGCATCGCTCTGTTAGCGTTCATTCCGCAAATCAGGTGTATGTCTCACTCATGCTTCGTTTCAACAATCACCTGGTTTGCTCCATTCACTCCCGATACCCTTTCTGTGTTCATTCCTCGCTCTCTCAGTCGTTATGCTCGCTCATGCTTCGCTCATCAACTCCTTCGTTCGCTCAATTCGCACAGCTCAGCTGTTCAATGGCAAATGCTTCGTTCCGTTCGTCAGGTAAAATTTGAGGTTGCCAAATCATGATACCTCTGCCGCTTACCTTCCTCACCCACTTCGCAATTGCCAGGACCGGATTCCGTAGCACAAAAAATCCGCCACCCCTGCTGGGGCAGTAGGCGTCAGGCGCCCTCATGCTTCGGGCTCCTTCCTGCCACCACATTCGCTCCACTCGCAACGGCTCGCGCCGGGTCACTCCGCAAGCAAAAACAGGTCGCTGCGCTCCCCGGTTTTTCCTTTGCTCCGTTCCTGCTCAAGGCTGCATAACCTATTAATTTCAGATTTTAATCCGTTGAGAAAATCAACAACAAATAATTTCATTGTATCAGAAAATATAATTAAACTTGCAATTACAGTATTTCATATAGAACCATCTTCTTGTTCGATACCCTTATATTTCCTTTTAACTCATTCCATTAGTTTATAGGAATGAACACGTCTGTAGTCACCAACAAAAATGCGTTGTGTGTTGTTTATAGTTGAAACAACGTAGAAATCAAGAAAATGAAAGGATTCATCATTTTACTCCTGCTTATGGGTATTTTCCAAACAATACTGCCTCAATCACTGAAAACAGTTTCTTATCAAGATGGAACCCAGAAATTAAATGGACTGGTCACCTCAAATGCCGGCAAGCAGTTGCCAGGCGTTCTTATTCTTCCCGCCTGGAAGGGTGCGGACAATGAAGCGCGCATGGCCGCGTTGAATCTTGAGAAAGAAGGATACATTGCTTTCATAGCCGATATCTATGGCGAAGGAAACATACCTTCGGATAATGAAGCAGCTGCAAAACTTTCCGGCACATACAAGAATGACTACAATGCATATCAATACAGGATATCACTGGCTTTGGAGCAGTTGAAAGCACAAGGCGCGAAAGCAGATAAAATAGCGGTGATCGGTTACTGCTTTGGCGGGACAGGAGCTCTGGAAGCTGCACGGGCAGGATTCAACGTGCAGGGAGTGGTTTCCATACACGGCGGATTGAGTAAAGATGCAAGCCGGCCAAACAAGCCCATACAAACGAAAGTGTTGGTGGAGCACCCGGCAGAAGATAAGAGCGTATCGCGGGAGGATCTCGACAATCTGGTAAAAGAATTGAATGAAGGCAATGCCGACTGGCAAATCATCACCTATGCCCACTCCGGCCATACCTTCACAAATCCCGAGTCTCCAGAGTACAACGACGTGATGGCAATGAGAGCATGGAATCATACACTGTTGTTTCTGGAAGAGGTATTGAATTAGTTCACTTGTTTTTATTATAATTTGAATTACCTTGCCCATATTTATTTTTCGGACAGCTGTCGTCAGGTAGCCGTCGGCAATTTCATCGGAGATTTTGTCAAAGGTCGGAGATACAAGGCATATCCTTCGGGTATCAGAAAAGGAATCCTGTTGCACAGGCAAATCGATCATTTTACCGACAACCATCCTGCATTCAAGGAGACGGTGGAGCTACTCCGGCCATCATTCGGACGCTATTCGGGAATCATGGCCGACATGTATTATGATTATCTGCTCGCTTCCGATTTTGATAGATATGGCAATGGGCGGAGCCTCGACCAATTTGCCCGAAATTTTTACTGGTCTGTTTTACTTTACTACTGGTGGCTGCCCAAAAAGGTGAAAGGGTTCATTTTCCATTTCATAAAGACCAACCGGCTGAAGAAATATGGAACCCTCGCGGGACTGCAACAATCGCTCGAAATCATGTCTGTTCACAAGAGCTCCGCAATCAACCCCACCCTTGGCATCGAGTTCCTTGCAGCCAATGAATCGCAACTGAGAAACCATTTCGATCAATTCATGATGGAGGCACTGCAAAAATTTCCCCTTCGCAGATAATTGCCTTATCAATTAATTAAAAATTCTTTTTAACAAGAATAATTGATAAAAAGTTTGTAGATTTACTTTCCAATCGTTAACTTGCAAAGAAATGGTTGTGCGACAGATGACCTTAAAATATTGCTTATTTGTAATCTCCACTTAGCAAAAACAAGCATTCAGAATTCCTTCATAGTAATATAGTATCGATGCAAATACTACACTTATCAGATACACACAACAGGCACAATCAACTGAGCAACCTGCCGGCAGCCGATCTCCTTATTCACTCGGGCGACTTTTCATGCGATGGAACAGTAGAAGAGGTGCTGGATTTTATCAGGTGGTTTGGTGCTCTTCCATATAAGTATAAGATTTTCGTTGCAGGAAATCACGATGATTGTTTGTTTGAAGCTCAAATTGATGGACTACCTGATGGATGTTATTATCTATGTAATTCAAGCATTGAAATTGAAAATATCAAATTTCATGGAATACCCATGTTCACGGCTGATCTTGTGTCGGGAAAATGTTCCAAACATGTCAGTGAAATTCCTTCTGATACAAATGTTTTAATCACACATCAACCACCCTTTGGCTTGCTTGATATCTCAGAAGGTATAAATTATGGCGATCTTGATCTGCTGTATGCCGTATTAAAAATTAGACCGGATTATCATCTTTTTGGTCATATACATGGTTCTTACGGTATTTCAGAAAATAAGCACACGCAGTTTTCGAATGCCTCTCTCGTTGATATGCATTACAAATTAGTAAATCAGCCTTTTGGTTTTGCATATTAGTTCAAGATGAAATGAGTTTTCACCGATAAATAAAAACATTCCAGTTTCATGGCCATTAAATCGGGTAAAGAGAGATAGCCATCGCAATAAAGAGAATGCATCATGTAACAGACCTGAATGTTCCATGCTACAAAGTCATTTGGGAATTTCAATATCCATTGTATCCTGATCTTCATAATCGATGAATCCCTCTAAATCAAAGTCATCGATGAGAATTTGTTTTTCGTCAATCAATTTCTTCAAGGATGTTCTGATTGATAACTTTTTGTCGTATGATTCACTCATTAGAATGGTTAAGCGATCGTTTATCAATACAAAATGATCAAAGAAATAATCGTTAAAGACAAAGTCCTGGTTTAATTTATTGCACCGTACAGTTGCAGTATGAAAGACTTTCTCACGTCCTTCAAAACGACCATTACAAATTATTTTCTCCAATTTTGATACAGGGTAATTTGTGAAATCAAACTTAACTTTTTTCATCATCTTCAGTGTTATCTTTATTATATCATGATTCAAAGTAAAGCGCAGGGTATGCCATATAACGGCACCGGATTATTTTATTTATAACTTAAAAATCTCATTTAAAATTCCCAACTCAAGTTAATAGTTTTCAAAGCGGAATTTCTCTTTTTTTTCCACTGTTGTCCGATAAAAACTTTTTAGAAAAAGTACGCGGGCAAATTTGAGTTTTGCCCGTCGTACTAATAATTGTAGCTTTGTATTCATCACAAAACAAGTCTACAATCACTGTTGTCCGATAAAAACTTTTTAGAAAAAGTACGCGGGCAAATTTGAGTTTTGCCCGTCGTACTAATAATTGTAGCTTTGTATTCATCACAAAACAAGTCTACAATGAACAAAAGTACTTATTTTTTTGGACAATCGGTATTCGGACAGCTCATATCTATGGTAGATACAAGGATTATCGCCCGAAACAGCAAACGGTACAAGGCCGATCATTACGTGAAACGTTTCACGGCTAAGGATCACCTTATAAGCATGTTGTTTTGCGTCTTCGCCAAATGCTCCTCCCTGCGCGAGGTGGCGGGTGCAATGCTCGGTCTTTCAGGCAAGACCAGGCATTTCCAGCTCGGCCACATACCCTACCGGAGCACCTTGTCGGACGCCAACAAGCGCAGGAGCGTTGATTTCTTCTCGGGCGTGTACCACGACCTGCTTCGCGAGTACCAACACGTGATCTCGGACACCCGCTTTAAAGATGTGTTGAACAAGCAGGTCGAGATCTTCGACAGCACGGTTATCAGTTTGTTCCAGGACATCTTGAAGTGCGTCGGCAGAACACCCTCGAACGGTAAACGCAAAGGGGGGATCAAGGTGCACACCGTTATCAATGTCGACGAGCCCGTTCCCAAGATGATATGGTTCTCATCCGCTGCCACGAACGATCACCTGCTGTTGAGGAAACTGGAACCGGATGACAACACTATTTACGTCTTCGACAAGGGATACAACGATTATAAAGCCTTCAAGCTGTTTTGTGAAAAGGGAGCCGGATTCGTTACCCGCATCAAGGAGAACGCCGTTTACAAGGTGGAGCAAGAACTTTACATCGATGAATGCATCCACAGCGGCGTGCTGGAAGACACTATCATCGAGGTGACCGTGAAGGAAGATGATGGCGGGAGCAAGCTGAAGTTGCGCAAGGTGGTGTTCTACGACAGGGTGTTGAAAAGGAAGTTCGAGTTCCTCACCAACCTGTTCGAGATGCGGCCCGACATGATAGCGGCCTTGTATAAAATAAGATGGCAAATAGAGCTGTTATTCAAGCAGTTAAAATCAAACTTCCCCCTGAAGTACTTCCTCGGGGATAACGAGAACGCGATAAAAATACAGGTATATTGCGCTTTGATCGTGAACCTCTTGCTCACGGTTATACAGAAGCGGTTGAAACGGCCTTGGGCATTCTCCAACCTGGTGTCATTTTGCAGGATACACCTGTTTAATTACCTGCACTTGATAAAATTTTTAGAAAACCCGGAACGAGATTGGCAACGAGATGACCAGGATTTAGAGATGCTTACCCTTTTCAGGGGGGCTTACTTTTGAAAATAGAAAAATTATAAAAAGAAACGACTGATAATAAGCCGGTTAAAAGTAACGAAGAATCAAAATCGGTTTTTATCGGACGGCAATGTTTTTTTTCGAGAGATACCGTTTTATTTTCTTTTCATCTTCACTGTTTCTTGCACGTTTAACGTGTTGATTTACTTTTTATGGTGGCGTTTTTATATATATTAACATTACCACTCTTCCAAGGCATGGCAATTCCTTGTCATAAACCCTTTTACGACACGAAAGATGGCGATGGACGATTAAGTGAAAATCCGTCATCCGGTCATCGTTGTCGTTATTCGCTGCTCAAAATCACGCCACCCCGCTTTTCGGTAATACTCCTTAGGCATTTTTACCGTGACCTGCCTGCCGGATTTCACCACTTTACCCGGCACTCGGATAAACCATTCTCGGAAGGTAGAGTGCTCTTGACGCCAAACCCAAAAGTCGCCCCGGTATCGCATGAGCACCGATAAACTGTAGGCAAATGACGAAAGTTGCCAAAGAATATCGTTTACCCAAAAATCATGCGTGATGGTTTTTCCCGCACAAAGCGAGTTTTTGGTTTGCTCGATCCAATTCTCACTCTCTGATCGGGATCCATAAAGGGTATGGAGCTGCAAGGCATCCAATCCTTTCAGGTTCGAGCAATAGCAAAAGTACTCATACTCGGGTACAAATTGTTTTTCGCCAAAATAATCGACTTCAACCATTTGCTTTATGATGCGCACGGCATAAAACATGCGGGGATTCCTCCAACCGCTACATTGATGTGTAAACTGACAGGTCGCCGTCCGTGGGCCAATCGGCTGCCAAGTCTGCCCGGCAAGTAAATCTTTCAGGTTTTTCAGCTTTACTTTCACCAAATATTCATGTTTACCGTCTTCTAACAAATTAAATAATCCACCATTGAAAAAACCGCTGTCGGCCCTGAAAAACACCTTCTCCACCTTTTGGGGAAGAGCGGCCAAGGTTTCTTTGACAAACTCACAAACTCCGTTTGAGGTGTAAGCTGAACCCGGGCGGAGCCATGAATTGACAAGCAGTTTCATCTCCGTGACAAAACATAAGATGGGGTGATAGCTTTTCGAACCCTTCTTATGCGAGTTATAACCCACCTCAGCCCCTTGTTGGTTGCCGTAAACGGTAAATGTGCTTGAGTCGCAATCAAGTGTCAAGCGGCTTAAACCGCAACGGGAAACTTGCATGCCTGTAAAACCCAACAACAGCTCGTGAAGCGAACGGGCGCCCCTTTCACCCAAACCTGTCAAATGGCGGCGTATGGTGTCCTCGTCAATGTTCTTGGGTAACTTCAACAAGCGGGCAACCAAGGCGTCAAAGGTGAAGTTTTCAATCCGCTTCAAACGGTGAACACCGCACAACGATGCCAACAGGATACTTGAGAGTATTTGGGCTGTGCTGAAACGGCTTGCATTGTGGCGGATGGTTGGAAAAAGATGTTCCAGCTTGCCATAAATACCGCAATGGTTGATAAAATCAGAGGTTACGCTTAACCCTGAATATGATGTTAATTGTTCTGAACTGAACTTTTTCTTTACTGAACAGGCAGTAAATGAGATTTTTTTACTATTTTTGTCTTGCATGTGTCGGGTGAATGTTTGTTTTTGTATAACACTTTAAAAATAAATACTTTACCTGACATATGCAACTTTTATTTGAGACTTTTAGGTATAACTTTAAAAATTTGTTTGGATCATGTGTCTTTATTTGGCATATCCATCTGATATCTTTGTAGTAAAAACATTATTATGAGAATAGCAGAATGGGAATATTGGTTAAAAGATGAGTTGAAACAGCATGATGAACAAACTGATTCCAGTACGGTATACAAATCTCCTTTGACGAAAGAAGATATTGATGATATTCATCATTTTGTTAGGGATATGAGCATTTCAATCTATTCAGGTCCGGAGGACATGGATGATAGGGCGAACAAAATTGTTGAATTGGCTACAGGACAATATCACAATAAATTTCAAGAACTATCTGACTACACACACTTTTATTTTCTCTTTGAGTTTTCTTCTGAAAAGCCCATTTTATTGGACGAACTGGCAGAAATCATGATGAAATTATTAAAGTTGGTACAAGGAGAAAATTCCGAACCAAAATACTACTTCTTTGGAGTAGAAACGTGCGGAGAAACAGCAAATGCACTTCATGTTAAAATTAATGCCGGGACATTGTAAATATAGTTTATTATAATACATTTACAAAATTGTGACCGAAAGTCATATTTTCATGGAATCATTTGTAACCATAGATCAGTTTAATCATAATGCCCTGGTCGATGCAGAGGCTTGTACTAGAATTGCGATAGATATCTTGTGAATAAAATAATTAATTATGTCAAAAGTATTTAGAATAACACCGAAACGTGTTAAACGTACAAATGGAACTCTATTGACACCAGATATGGTGATTACAGTTACAACCCTGCAACACACTAACAATCCATTTTACAATGGAGCGAAAGAAATCAAAGAAGCTTATTTGCGTCTTTTCCGCTTTGATTATCAGAGAGCCAATTGTAATAAGAATGATTTTGAAGTGGAGCAGTTAGATTAAATTTGACTTGGAGAACTGGAATAAGAACTAAAAAATAAAAAAATGACAAACACTCAGATCAAAAACTTTTTCTCTCTCGTAGCTACGAAAAAGAAACTGGTTGAACAAATCAGATATCTTTATGGTAAGGAATTAGCCGTAAATTTTAATTCCTTTGATTTTTGGAGTATTGATGAAAACAAAGTATCTGAAATAATTGCATTCTTTTTAAACCCAGATGGCTGTCATGAACAGGGAGATGCTTATTTAAGACTTTTTCTAAAGAAGTTTGACCTTGATTTCTTTAATTATTCAGAGACGGATAAAATAAGTGTTCATTGTGAAAGTTCCACAGAAAACAATAGAAGAATTGATATAGTTATTGTGAAGAATAATTATGAAAAAGCTATCGGTATTGAAAATAAGATTTATACATGGACTCAGGATCAGCATAATCAGATAAATGACTATTATGAATATTTACTAGAGAAAACAAATGGTAATTTTTGTCTAATCTATTTGAGTCCTGCGAGTAAAGAAATTTCAAATGAAAGCATTAGTAAAGAGAATAGATTTCAATATATTTCAGATCAAAGGCTAAAACAATTGACTTATGAAGATCATTTGATTGAATGTATCAGAGAATTCGGAAATATTACGCAAAACTACAGAGTTAAATCATTTTTATGTGACTTAGAAAAAAAATTAAAAAAAATGTATATGGGAGAAGAAAATGTAAATTCGAAACAAGTAATTAAAGATTTAATACTTGAAAATAAGGAAAATATAGAAATATCCTTCCTAGTGGCAAACTCACTAAAAGAAGTTAAATATAAATTGAAGGAGAAATTTAATGAGCAAATTGAAGAAATAGGTAGAGAGTTGAATATTAAAGTTGAGGGAATTTATTTGGTACCTAGTAAATGGTCTAAACACAAAATTGGTTTTAGTTTTGAACGTGGAGGAATTATTTATGGCGTGAAAAGAATCACTCCAGATATAAATAGATCGAGGCTATCGGAAATAGAAAATATTTTTCAGCAACAATTCATGGTTTCAGAATGGTGGCCCATGTATCAATTTTTCTACAGCAATATAGAGATTGATAAAGATTTTTGGATTGATGTTAGCACAGGTCGAGCAAAAGAAAGAGCAAAAGATTTTATAAAAGCTATTAACGATAAATTAAATAACGAAAATTATTGATTAATTTTCGCTGCGGTTCGTCACTTTATTATTTCCAATCATCACTCATTTTTATAAATCTCCTCCTGCTTCCTGACTATCGCAGCTATCTCCTCCCTGAACCATTCCGGTTGGAGGACTTCCACATCGTCACCGTGGGAGAGTATTTCCTGCCGGATATCGTAGGTGGGTTTGATGAAATATTCAAACAGGGTGTAATCTGCATCGGATTTAACCACTTTTTGTGAACCGTGGAGTGGGAGGGCCTTTATATAGGCAGCCTGGTAGTTGCCGACTTTAATCAACAATTTTTCAGTGGAAATATTGTTGTCTGTAATAATGCCGAAACAGTCATCGTAGTAGGATTCAAAATCGACATCTGCAGGTAGTGTGAATTTGTTTTCAGTTATCGACATGTCTCTGATACGATCCAGCGCGTATGTTTGTATTTTTTCTCTAAAGGGATTGAATGCGATCAGGTACCAACGTTGTTTGAATACTCTGATGAAATAAGGGCGTATCTCGAATGTTGCCGGATTGTCTTGCCAGAATGCCTTATAGGTGATCATCAACGAGAAATTATCCCGCATGGCTTCGATTATGGTAGTTAAGTACTCCTGTCCCCGGGGTATCTTTTCAAACAGAATCCGGTGTTTCAGCTTGTGGCTCTCATTGATCAGATTATTAATAGCAAATGTGTTTAGTAGCCAGCTTCGTACGCCTCCCATTTCCATATCTTCGGAATTCTCAATGTAGTATGAATAGCCGTTACGCTTGTCGCACTCGATGTTGATATCGAACATCTGTTCAATTGCTTTCCGGTGGTTATGAAATGTGCGCAGCGGTAAATCGTCATATGCATAGTTCAGAGACGATCGTTGCCACTGTTCGTTGATCTCTTCGAAGGTGATGTTCTTTTTCCTGTATATCAAATCTATGAGCCATACATAACGATTAAAAAGGTTTGATGTGCTCTCTTTGCTGTTTTTTCGTTTGATTGTCATTTGGTTACTCATTTATATGGTGTAGGAAGATTACAAAACTATCCTTTTTTTTCAAAGGTATGATAATTGTATGCCAAATGATAGCATAAGATGAAAAACTT of the Petrimonas mucosa genome contains:
- a CDS encoding IS4 family transposase produces the protein MNKSTYFFGQSVFGQLISMVDTRIIARNSKRYKADHYVKRFTAKDHLISMLFCVFAKCSSLREVAGAMLGLSGKTRHFQLGHIPYRSTLSDANKRRSVDFFSGVYHDLLREYQHVISDTRFKDVLNKQVEIFDSTVISLFQDILKCVGRTPSNGKRKGGIKVHTVINVDEPVPKMIWFSSAATNDHLLLRKLEPDDNTIYVFDKGYNDYKAFKLFCEKGAGFVTRIKENAVYKVEQELYIDECIHSGVLEDTIIEVTVKEDDGGSKLKLRKVVFYDRVLKRKFEFLTNLFEMRPDMIAALYKIRWQIELLFKQLKSNFPLKYFLGDNENAIKIQVYCALIVNLLLTVIQKRLKRPWAFSNLVSFCRIHLFNYLHLIKFLENPERDWQRDDQDLEMLTLFRGAYF
- a CDS encoding metallophosphatase domain-containing protein, whose product is MQILHLSDTHNRHNQLSNLPAADLLIHSGDFSCDGTVEEVLDFIRWFGALPYKYKIFVAGNHDDCLFEAQIDGLPDGCYYLCNSSIEIENIKFHGIPMFTADLVSGKCSKHVSEIPSDTNVLITHQPPFGLLDISEGINYGDLDLLYAVLKIRPDYHLFGHIHGSYGISENKHTQFSNASLVDMHYKLVNQPFGFAY
- a CDS encoding acyl carrier protein phosphodiesterase — protein: MNYLAHIYFSDSCRQVAVGNFIGDFVKGRRYKAYPSGIRKGILLHRQIDHFTDNHPAFKETVELLRPSFGRYSGIMADMYYDYLLASDFDRYGNGRSLDQFARNFYWSVLLYYWWLPKKVKGFIFHFIKTNRLKKYGTLAGLQQSLEIMSVHKSSAINPTLGIEFLAANESQLRNHFDQFMMEALQKFPLRR
- a CDS encoding dienelactone hydrolase family protein codes for the protein MKGFIILLLLMGIFQTILPQSLKTVSYQDGTQKLNGLVTSNAGKQLPGVLILPAWKGADNEARMAALNLEKEGYIAFIADIYGEGNIPSDNEAAAKLSGTYKNDYNAYQYRISLALEQLKAQGAKADKIAVIGYCFGGTGALEAARAGFNVQGVVSIHGGLSKDASRPNKPIQTKVLVEHPAEDKSVSREDLDNLVKELNEGNADWQIITYAHSGHTFTNPESPEYNDVMAMRAWNHTLLFLEEVLN
- a CDS encoding ISL3 family transposase, which encodes MNSIALFTLALGLEKPWIITKIDIDPSISQLDIHIDFERGSKFLMPDGAYYTAYDSSDHTWQHLNFFQYRCYLHARIPRVKQSDGKTEVQSVPWARKGSGFTLLFEAFSMLLIEKEMPVSSVASTLKVYAQRIWGIFNYWVERAHKKDIPENLTQIGFDETSQKKGHNYITHLVDLNERRVLYACQGKGSDCIEESVKYLESKHVDTTQIEDVCIDMSPSFIAGCTAYLPESQITFDKFHVVKEVNKAMDELRKLERTGNELLKGHKYTFLKKKLSDKLQTEKDILLEMYPKLGQGYWLKEMFEDFWQIKDTEEAESYLAFWCDFAMESKIQPFIRLVNTIKAHWRGIVRYIKSKISNGILEGINSKIQLAKKRARGYRNSRNFINMIYFTCGKLKFDYPQYFI
- a CDS encoding IS1380 family transposase, which encodes MQDKNSKKISFTACSVKKKFSSEQLTSYSGLSVTSDFINHCGIYGKLEHLFPTIRHNASRFSTAQILSSILLASLCGVHRLKRIENFTFDALVARLLKLPKNIDEDTIRRHLTGLGERGARSLHELLLGFTGMQVSRCGLSRLTLDCDSSTFTVYGNQQGAEVGYNSHKKGSKSYHPILCFVTEMKLLVNSWLRPGSAYTSNGVCEFVKETLAALPQKVEKVFFRADSGFFNGGLFNLLEDGKHEYLVKVKLKNLKDLLAGQTWQPIGPRTATCQFTHQCSGWRNPRMFYAVRIIKQMVEVDYFGEKQFVPEYEYFCYCSNLKGLDALQLHTLYGSRSESENWIEQTKNSLCAGKTITHDFWVNDILWQLSSFAYSLSVLMRYRGDFWVWRQEHSTFREWFIRVPGKVVKSGRQVTVKMPKEYYRKAGWRDFEQRITTTMTG